In Leishmania major strain Friedlin complete genome, chromosome 19, the following proteins share a genomic window:
- a CDS encoding putative glycerol uptake protein, protein MEPGNAFNEEPEATVQDPSLVSPSSLLQGVALPLLSPSTSVLQPPRTVPSRSCRLHFVSPTTALDIGAADYSTVYPRLCSVEYLVTAATCVGTMLYGFAVLQSFCYKNFFSYQWDTVDPNPFFERMGSEGYDNSIDDQWVGFITHYDEFVCLALLLAGFSGLYRALLFYSTPSASPVPPDSTACSSLSASSECSESLDGHVRVWTPPKWLDKLRSRAHALGSPSAVPRSCTGFLQRPWILPAFYTIVGVVFVIVVHGPHFFLPLLIIIANYVIFSRLQRWCPYWLFMVIMWSTHVTLLYLIEINDGFEQTYWLQYYTSCISSSVQDIQGDAEAPPWEQRMRWSVAFRMSTLRLIAFNYDLWEATHAAARARDRATAKHDTSCVECAQLREQNAASAAALPAEASRCYKYRTEYARDPADYNFLNYAAYVLFPPLYLAGPMSSFNAFVSYMRVPSTSMPLRKMVRYALSILRIYMTEYTLLHFVHIPCLGSYAFVILRMTLLEQAHFLFYMLAYMWLKFSFIWKSSRLFAMFSGIDVPEDMRRCFGNTLTVRGFWRDWHASFNLWIVRYMYIPMGGRSRVALSVLPIFLFIAVWHDPALHLVKWAVCIAAMFVAEVAVSECFGWAAAAFRHEMAAAAPAGEASGAALENGRPAHCAPCRSLLARLARLSARRLSPLAQSWVYRQFRVVAGMTTVLGLIIANLVGFSMQNAVATVEKHGLPSSGTDADNVIQKAFRSLTPLFTLGLIAFMYSMSALAAMDRDMARHQTSYLKLYYRLKQ, encoded by the coding sequence atggagcCAGGGAACGCGTTCAACGAAGAGCCGGAGGCGACTGTGCAGGACCCCTCACTGGTGTCGCCCTCGTCCCTCCTCCAAGGCGtcgcgctgccgttgctgtcgccATCGACTTCCGTCCTGCAACCACCCCGCACCGTGCCttcgcggagctgccgcctccacttCGTGAGCCCCACCACGGCGCTGGACATTGGGGCTGCCGATTACAGCACCGTTTACCCTCGGCTGTGCTCCGTCGAGTATCTCGTGACCGCCGCAACGTGTGTGGGGACGATGCTTTACGGGTTTGCAGTGCTCCAGTCGTTCTGCTACAAGAATTTCTTTTCGTATCAGTGGGACACCGTCGATCCGAACCCCTTCTTTGAACGCATGGGCTCCGAGGGCTACGACAATAGCATAGACGATCAATGGGTCGGGTTCATCACTCATTACGACGAATTCGTCTGCCTGGCCCTGTTGCTGGCGGGCTTTTCCGGGCTGTATCGAGCGCTGCTCTTTTACTCGACGCCATCCGCATCCCCCGTCCCCCCTGACAGCACGGCCTGCTCATCACTCTCGGCGAGCAGCGAGTGCTCAGAGTCGCTGGACGGCCATGTAAGGGTATGGACGCCACCAAAATGGTTGGATAAGCTAcgctcacgcgcgcacgctctcgGCTCACCCTCAGCTGTaccgaggagctgcaccggCTTTCTGCAGCGCCCTTGGATCCTGCCCGCCTTCTACACCATTGTGGGCGTTGTCTTCGTCATCGTTGTGCACGGCCCGCACTTTTTCCTCCCGCTGCTCATCATCATCGCGAACTACGTCATCTTctcgcggctgcagcgctggtgccCCTACTGGCTGTTCATGGTCATCATGTGGTCCACGCACGTCACTCTCCTGTACCTCATCGAGATCAACGATGGGTTCGAGCAGACCTACTGGCTGCAGTACTATACTTCGTGTATTTCGTCGAGCGTGCAAGACATTCAGGGAGATGCGGAAGCACCTCCTTGGGAGCAGCGTATGCGCTGGTCCGTAGCCTTCCGCATGtcgacgctgcgcctcatcgCCTTCAACTACGACCTGTGGGAGgccacgcacgccgccgcacgcgcgcgcgaccGTGCCACGGCGAAGCACGACACCAGCTGCGTCGagtgcgcgcagctgcgcgagcagaacgcagcgtcggcggccgcgctgcccgcCGAGGCGTCGCGCTGCTACAAGTACCGCACCGAGTACGCGCGCGACCCCGCCGACTACAACTTCCTGAACTACGCCGCCTACGTGCTGTTCCCGCCACTGTACCTTGCCGGGCCAATGTCGTCCTTCAACGCGTTCGTGTCGTACATGCGCGTGCCGAGCAcatcgatgccgctgcgcaagATGGTGAGGTACGCGCTCAGCATCCTCCGCATCTACATGACGGAGTACACGCTGTTGCACTTTGTGCACATCCCATGCCTCGGCTCGTACGCCTTCGTGATCCTTCGGATGACCTTGCTGGAGCAGGCGCACTTCCTGTTCTACATGCTGGCCTACATGTGGCTGAAGTTCAGCTTTATATGGAAGTCGTCGCGTCTCTTCGCCATGTTCAGCGGCATCGATGTTCCGGAGGacatgcggcgctgcttcggcAACACGCTGACGGTGCGGGGCTTCTGGCGCGACTGGCACGCCTCCTTCAACCTGTGGATCGTGCGGTACATGTACATCCCGATGGGTggccgcagccgcgtcgcgctgtcggtgctgccCATCTTCCTGTTCATTGCGGTGTGGCACGACCCGGCGCTGCACCTTGTCAAGTGGGCGGTGTGCATTGCCGCGATGTtcgtggcggaggtggcggtgagcGAGTGTTTTGGGtgggccgctgcggcgttcCGGCACGAgatggccgccgcggcaccggcgggcGAAGCAAGCGGTGCTGCGTTGGAGAACGGTCGTCCCGCGCACtgcgcgccgtgccgcaGTCTGCTGGCACGGCTGGCGAGGCTCTCTGCGCGTCGCTTGAGCCCGCTCGCACAATCGTGGGTATATCGCCAATTTCGAGTGGTAGCTGGCATGACCACAGTGCTCGGGCTGATCATTGCGAACTTGGTGGGTTTCTCGATGCAAAACGCGGTGGCGACCGTAGAGAAGCACGGCCTACCGTCGTCGGGGACCGATGCAGACAATGTGATCCAGAAGGCGTTTCGCAGCCTCACGCCTCTCTTTACTCTAGGCCTGATTGCCTTTATGTACTCGatgtccgccttggcggcgatGGATCGCGACATGGCCCGCCATCAGACATCGTACTTGAAGCTGTACTATAGATTGAAGCAGTAG
- a CDS encoding putative glycerol uptake protein → MILYGFAAIRDFCDRHAKYYWSKLVYPTPLFLRLGTNGYDNFTDKQWTGFCGQYSKLLAVALLLGAWSALCRHSRASSPLNVSSSPLSSSSSQLSSVTTGKQRTAIGERRFQGTPLAPAYRFCSEAASTRATRVILYRSSWIPAFYTIVGVVFVIVVHGPHFFLPLLIIIANYVIFSRLQRWCPYWLFMVIMWSTHVTLLYLIEINDGFEQAYWLQYFAPTSKKVAWAVLAEVRIPLWKQRMRWSVAFRMSTLRLIAFNYDLWEATHAAARARDRATAKHDTSCVECAQLREQNAASAAALPAEASRCYKYRTEYARDPADYNFLNYAAYVLFPPLYLAGPMSSFNAFVSYMRVPSTSMPLRKMVRYALSILRIYMTEYVLLHFIHVNAIATHPFLLLRMTLLEQAHFLVYMLAYMWLKFSFIWKSSRLFAMLSGIDVPEDMRRCFGNTLTVRGFWRDWHASFNLWIVRYMYIPMGGRSRVALSVLPIFLFIAVWHDPALHLVKWAVCIAAMFVAEVAVSGCFGWAAAAFRHEMAAAAPAGEASGAALENGRPAHCAPCRSLLARLARLSARRLSPRTRAWLHRQIRVVGGMSTVFALIVANLIGFSMQNSSATIAKIGTTLEPTDAEDIIARSFSQWTPWFATGLLVSLYTLSSLAVIDRDMQAHMMSWLRHQYKLNKSASEATPAEGRT, encoded by the coding sequence ATGATTCTGTACGGCTTTGCAGCGATTCGAGACTTCTGCGACCGCCACGCGAAATACTACTGGAGCAAACTCGTCTACCCAACTCCACTGTTCCTGCGGCTTGGCACCAACGGCTACGACAACTTCACCGATAAGCAGTGGACGGGGTTCTGCGGACAGTATTCGAAACtcctggcggtggcgcttcTCCTCGGCGCGTGGTCAGCGCTGTGTCGACACTCGAGGGCTTCATCACCGTTGAacgtgtcgtcgtcgcctctGTCATCTTCGTCCTCCCAGCTGTCCTCCGTTACGACGGGAAAGCAACGCACCGCTATCGGAGAGCGACGTTTTCAGGGTACTCCTCTAGCCCCCGCTTACCGATTCTGCTCCGAAGCTGCctccacgcgcgcaacgcgGGTCATCCTTTACCGCTCGTCGTGGATTCCTGCCTTCTACACCATTGTGGGCGTTGTCTTCGTCATCGTTGTGCACGGCCCGCACTTTTTCCTCCCGCTGCTCATCATCATCGCGAACTACGTCATCTTctcgcggctgcagcgctggtgccCCTACTGGCTGTTCATGGTCATCATGTGGTCCACGCACGTCACTCTCCTGTACCTCATCGAGATCAACGATGGGTTCGAGCAGGCCTACTGGCTGCAGTACTTCGCACCCACTTCCAAGAAGGTCGCTTGGGCTGTGCTGGCCGAGGTCCGGATACCTCTCTGGAAGCAGCGTATGCGCTGGTCCGTAGCCTTCCGCATGtcgacgctgcgcctcatcgCCTTCAACTACGACCTGTGGGAGgccacgcacgccgccgcacgcgcgcgcgaccGTGCCACGGCGAAGCACGACACCAGCTGCGTCGagtgcgcgcagctgcgcgagcagaacgcagcgtcggcggccgcgctgcccgcCGAGGCGTCGCGCTGCTACAAGTACCGCACCGAGTACGCGCGCGACCCCGCCGACTACAACTTCCTGAACTACGCCGCCTACGTGCTGTTCCCGCCACTGTACCTTGCCGGGCCAATGTCGTCCTTCAACGCGTTCGTGTCGTACATGCGCGTGCCGAGCAcatcgatgccgctgcgcaagATGGTGAGGTACGCGCTCAGCATCCTCCGCATCTACATGACAGAGTACGTTCTCCTCCACTTCATCCACGTCAACGCCATCGCTACCCATCCCTTTCTGCTCCTCCGGATGACCTTGCTGGAGCAGGCGCACTTCCTGGTGTACATGCTGGCCTACATGTGGCTGAAGTTCAGCTTTATATGGAAGTCGTCGCGTCTCTTCGCCATGCTCAGCGGCATCGATGTTCCGGAGGacatgcggcgctgcttcggcAACACGCTGACGGTGCGGGGCTTCTGGCGCGACTGGCACGCCTCCTTCAACCTGTGGATCGTGCGGTACATGTACATCCCGATGGGTggccgcagccgcgtcgcgctgtcggtgctgccCATCTTCCTGTTCATTGCGGTGTGGCACGACCCGGCGCTGCACCTTGTCAAGTGGGCGGTGTGCATTGCCGCGATGTtcgtggcggaggtggcggtgagcGGGTGTTTTGGGtgggccgctgcggcgttcCGGCATGAgatggccgccgcggcaccggcgggcGAAGCAAGCGGTGCTGCGTTGGAGAATGGTCGTCCCGCGCACtgcgcgccgtgccgcaGTCTGCTGGCACGGCTGGCGAGGCTCTCTGCGCGTCGCTTGAGCCCGCGCACACGAGCttggctgcaccgccagaTCCGCGTTGTAGGCGGAATGTCAACTGTCTTCGCGCTTATCGTGGCAAATCTTATTGGTTTCTCGATGCAAAACAGCTCAGCTACAATCGCGAAGATCGGCACTACGTTGGAGCCCACCGATGCAGAGGACATCATCGCAAGATCATTCTCGCAGTGGACGCCGTGGTTTGCTACTGGTCTTCTCGTCTCTCTGTACACCCTGTCATCGCTAGCCGTCATTGACCGGGACATGCAAGCGCACATGATGTCATGGCTGCGGCACCAGTATAAGCTGAATAAGAGTGCCAGCGAGGCAACGCCTGCCGAAGGGAGAACTTGA
- a CDS encoding putative glycerol uptake protein: MTRSISPLNMLPTHFSSHCRLHFVSPTTALDIGAADYSTVYPRLCSVEYLVTAATCVGTMLYGFAVLQSFCYKNFFSYQWDTVDPNPFFERMGSEGYDNSIDNQWVGFITHYKTFLALALLLAGFSGLYRALLSYSTPSASPVPLDSTACSSLSASSKCSVSLDGHVRVWTPPKWLDKLHSRAHALGSPSAVPRSCTGFLQRPWILPAFYTIVGVVFVIVVHGPHFFLPLLIIIANYVIFSRLQRWCPYWLFMVIMWSTHVTLLYLIEINDGFEQAYWLQYFAPTSKKVAWAVLAEVRIPLWKQRMRWSVAFRMSTLRLIAFNYDLWEATHAAARARDRATAKHDTSCVECAQLREQNAASAAALPAEASRCYKYRTEYARDPADYNFLNYAAYVLFPPLYLAGPMSSFNAFVSYMRVPSTSMPLRKMVRYALSILRIYMTEYTLLHFVHIPCLGSYAFVILRMTLLEQAHFLFYMLAYMWLKFSFIWKSSRLFAMLSGIDVPEDMRHCFGNTLTVRGFWRDWHASFNLWIVRYMYIPMGGRSRVALSVLPIFLFIAVWHDPALHLVKWAVCIAAMFVAEVAVSECFGWAAAAFRHEMAAAAPAGEASGAALENGRPAHCAPCRSLLARLARLSARRLSPLAQSWVYRQFRVVAGMTTVLGLIIANLVGFSMQNAVATVEKHGLPSSGTDADNVIQKAFRSLTPLFTLGLIAFMYSMSALAAMDRDMARHQTSYLKLYYRLKQ, encoded by the coding sequence ATGACACGATCCATTTCTCCCCTGAACATGCTTCCCACCCACTTCAGcagccactgccgcctccaCTTCGTGAGCCCCACCACGGCGCTGGACATTGGGGCTGCCGATTACAGCACCGTTTACCCTCGGCTGTGCTCCGTCGAGTATCTCGTGACCGCCGCAACGTGTGTGGGGACGATGCTTTACGGGTTTGCAGTGCTCCAGTCGTTCTGCTACAAGAATTTCTTTTCGTATCAGTGGGACACCGTCGATCCGAACCCCTTCTTTGAACGCATGGGCTCCGAGGGCTACGACAATAGCATAGACAATCAATGGGTCGGGTTCATCACTCATTACAAGACTTTTCTTGCTCTGGCTCTGTTGCTGGCGGGCTTTTCCGGGCTGTATCGAGCGCTGCTCTCTTACTCGACGCCATCCGCATCCCCCGTCCCCCTTGACAGCACGGCCTGCTCATCACTCTCGGCGAGCAGCAAGTGCTCAGTGTCGCTGGACGGCCATGTAAGGGTATGGACGCCACCGAAATGGTTGGATAAGCTACactcacgcgcgcacgctctcgGCTCACCCTCAGCTGTaccgaggagctgcaccggCTTTCTGCAGCGCCCTTGGATCCTGCCCGCCTTCTACACCATTGTGGGCGTTGTCTTCGTCATCGTTGTGCACGGCCCGCACTTTTTCCTCCCGCTGCTCATCATCATCGCGAACTACGTCATCTTctcgcggctgcagcgctggtgccCCTACTGGCTGTTCATGGTCATCATGTGGTCCACGCACGTCACTCTCCTGTACCTCATCGAGATCAACGATGGGTTCGAGCAGGCCTACTGGCTGCAGTACTTCGCACCCACTTCCAAGAAGGTCGCTTGGGCTGTGCTGGCCGAGGTCCGGATACCTCTCTGGAAGCAGCGTATGCGCTGGTCCGTAGCCTTCCGCATGtcgacgctgcgcctcatcgCCTTCAACTACGACCTGTGGGAGgccacgcacgccgccgcacgcgcgcgcgaccGTGCCACGGCGAAGCACGACACCAGCTGCGTCGagtgcgcgcagctgcgcgagcagaacgcagcgtcggcggccgcgctgcccgcCGAGGCGTCGCGCTGCTACAAGTACCGCACCGAGTACGCGCGCGACCCCGCCGACTACAACTTCCTGAACTACGCCGCCTACGTGCTGTTCCCGCCACTGTACCTTGCCGGGCCAATGTCGTCCTTCAACGCATTCGTGTCGTACATGCGCGTGCCGAGCAcatcgatgccgctgcgcaagATGGTGAGGTACGCGCTCAGCATCCTCCGCATCTACATGACGGAGTACACGCTGTTGCACTTTGTGCACATCCCATGCCTCGGCTCGTACGCCTTCGTGATCCTTCGGATGACCTTGCTGGAGCAGGCGCACTTCCTGTTCTACATGCTGGCCTACATGTGGCTGAAGTTCAGCTTTATATGGAAGTCGTCGCGTCTCTTCGCCATGCTCAGCGGCATCGATGTTCCGGAGGACATGCGGCACTGCTTCGGCAACACGCTGACGGTGCGGGGCTTCTGGCGCGACTGGCACGCCTCCTTCAACCTGTGGATCGTGCGGTACATGTACATCCCGATGGGTggccgcagccgcgtcgcgctgtcggtgctgccCATCTTCCTGTTCATTGCGGTGTGGCACGACCCGGCGCTGCACCTTGTCAAGTGGGCGGTGTGCATTGCCGCGATGTtcgtggcggaggtggcggtgagcGAGTGTTTTGGGtgggccgctgcggcgttcCGGCACGAgatggccgccgcggcaccggcgggcGAAGCAAGCGGTGCTGCGTTGGAGAACGGTCGTCCCGCGCACtgcgcgccgtgccgcaGTCTGCTGGCACGGCTGGCGAGGCTCTCTGCGCGTCGCTTGAGCCCGCTCGCACAATCGTGGGTATATCGCCAATTTCGAGTGGTAGCTGGCATGACCACAGTGCTCGGGCTGATCATTGCGAACTTGGTGGGTTTCTCGATGCAAAACGCGGTGGCGACCGTAGAGAAGCACGGCCTACCGTCGTCGGGGACCGATGCAGACAATGTGATCCAGAAGGCGTTTCGCAGCCTCACGCCTCTCTTTACTCTAGGCCTGATTGCCTTTATGTACTCGatgtccgccttggcggcgatGGATCGCGACATGGCCCGCCATCAGACATCGTACTTGAAGCTGTACTATAGATTGAAGCAGTAG
- a CDS encoding putative glycerol uptake protein: MVIMWSTHVTLLYLIEINDGFEQAYWLQYFAPTSKKVAWAVLAEVRIPLWKQRMRWSVAFRMSTLRLIAFNYDLWEATHAAARARDRATAKHDTSCVECAQLREQNAASAAALPAEASRCYKYRTEYARDPADYNFLNYAAYVLFPPLYLAGPMSSFNAFVSYMRVPSTSMPLRKMVRYALSILRIYMTEYTLLHFVHIPCLGSYAFVILRMTLLEQAHFLFYMLAYMWLKFSFIWKSSRLFAMLSGIDVPEDMRRCFGNTLTVRGFWRDWHASFNLWIVRYMYIPMGGRSRVALSVLPIFLFIAVWHDPALHLVKWAVCIAAMFVAEVAVSGRFGWAAAAFRHEMAAAAPHSTRGARMNSQHSCRISIFASKTYFFG, from the coding sequence ATGGTCATCATGTGGTCCACGCACGTCACTCTCCTGTACCTCATCGAGATCAACGATGGGTTCGAGCAGGCCTACTGGCTGCAGTACTTCGCACCCACTTCCAAGAAGGTCGCTTGGGCTGTGCTGGCCGAGGTCCGGATACCTCTCTGGAAGCAGCGTATGCGCTGGTCCGTAGCCTTCCGCATGtcgacgctgcgcctcatcgCCTTCAACTACGACCTGTGGGAGgccacgcacgccgccgcacgcgcgcgcgaccGTGCCACGGCGAAGCACGACACCAGCTGCGTCGagtgcgcgcagctgcgcgagcagaacgcagcgtcggcggccgcgctgcccgcCGAGGCGTCGCGCTGCTACAAGTACCGCACCGAGTACGCGCGCGACCCCGCCGACTACAACTTCCTGAACTACGCCGCCTACGTGCTGTTCCCGCCACTGTACCTTGCCGGGCCAATGTCGTCCTTCAACGCATTCGTGTCGTACATGCGCGTGCCGAGCAcatcgatgccgctgcgcaagATGGTGAGGTACGCGCTCAGCATCCTCCGCATCTACATGACGGAGTACACGCTGTTGCACTTTGTGCACATCCCATGCCTCGGCTCGTACGCCTTCGTGATCCTTCGGATGACCTTGCTGGAGCAGGCGCACTTCCTGTTCTACATGCTGGCCTACATGTGGCTGAAGTTCAGCTTTATATGGAAGTCGTCGCGTCTCTTCGCCATGCTCAGCGGCATCGATGTTCCGGAGGacatgcggcgctgcttcggcAACACGCTGACGGTGCGGGGCTTCTGGCGCGACTGGCACGCCTCCTTCAACCTGTGGATCGTGCGGTACATGTACATCCCGATGGGTggccgcagccgcgtcgcgctgtcggtgctgccCATCTTCCTGTTCATTGCGGTGTGGCACGACCCGGCGCTGCACCTTGTCAAGTGGGCGGTGTGCATTGCCGCGATGTtcgtggcggaggtggcggtgagcGGGCGTTTTGGGtgggccgctgcggcgttcCGGCACGAgatggccgccgcggcaccgcatTCAACGAGAGGAGCGAGGATGAACAGTCAGCACTCTTGCCGTATTTCTATCTTTGCCTCGAAGACGTACTTTTTCGGCTGA
- a CDS encoding putative glycerol uptake protein: MEPGNAFNEEPEATVQDPSLVSPSSLLQGVALPLLSPSTSVLQPPRTVPSRSCRLHFVSPTTALDIGAADYSTVYPRLCSVEYLVTAATCVGTMLYGFAVLQSFCYKNFFSYQWDTVDPNPFFERMGSEGYDNSIDNQWVGFITHYKTFLALALLLAGFSGLYRALLSYSTPSASPVPLDSTACSSLSASSKCSVSLDGHVRVWTPPKWLDKLHSRAHALGSPSAVPRSCTGFLQRPWILPAFYTIVGVVFVIVVHGPHFFLPLLIIIANYVIFSRLQRWCPYWLFMVIMWSTHVTLLYLIEINDGFEQAYWLQYFAPTSKKVAWAVLAEVRIPLWKQRMRWSVAFRMSTLRLIAFNYDLWEATHAAARARDRATAKHDTSCVECAQLREQNAASAAALPAEASRCYKYRTEYARDPADYNFLNYAAYVLFPPLYLAGPMSSFNAFVSYMRVPSTSMPLRKMVRYALSILRIYMTEYTLLHFVHIPCLGSYAFVILRMTLLEQAHFLFYMLAYMWLKFSFIWKSSRLFAMFSGIDVPEDMRRCFGNTLTVRGFWRDWHASFNLWIVRYMYIPMGGRSRVALSVLPIFLFIAVWHDPALHLVKWAVCIAAMFVAEVAVSECFGWAAAAFRHEMAAAAPAGEASGAALENGRPAHCAPCRSLLARLARLSARRLSPLAQSWVYRQFRVVAGMTTVLGLIIANLVGFSMQNAVATVEKHGLPSSGTDADNVIQKAFRSLTPLFTLGLIAFMYSMSALAAMDRDMARHQTSYLKLYYRLKQ, from the coding sequence atggagcCAGGGAACGCGTTCAACGAAGAGCCGGAGGCGACTGTGCAGGACCCCTCACTGGTGTCGCCCTCGTCCCTCCTCCAAGGCGtcgcgctgccgttgctgtcgccATCGACTTCCGTCCTGCAACCACCCCGCACCGTGCCttcgcggagctgccgcctccacttCGTGAGCCCCACCACGGCGCTGGACATTGGGGCTGCCGATTACAGCACCGTTTACCCTCGGCTGTGCTCCGTCGAGTATCTCGTGACCGCCGCAACGTGTGTGGGGACGATGCTTTACGGGTTTGCAGTGCTCCAGTCGTTCTGCTACAAGAATTTCTTTTCGTATCAGTGGGACACCGTCGATCCGAACCCCTTCTTTGAACGCATGGGCTCCGAGGGCTACGACAATAGCATAGACAATCAATGGGTCGGGTTCATCACTCATTACAAGACTTTTCTTGCTCTGGCTCTGTTGCTGGCGGGCTTTTCCGGGCTGTATCGAGCGCTGCTCTCTTACTCGACGCCATCCGCATCCCCCGTCCCCCTTGACAGCACGGCCTGCTCATCACTCTCGGCGAGCAGCAAGTGCTCAGTGTCGCTGGACGGCCATGTAAGGGTATGGACGCCACCGAAATGGTTGGATAAGCTACactcacgcgcgcacgctctcgGCTCACCCTCAGCTGTaccgaggagctgcaccggCTTTCTGCAGCGCCCTTGGATCCTGCCCGCCTTCTACACCATTGTGGGCGTTGTCTTCGTCATCGTTGTGCACGGCCCGCACTTTTTCCTCCCGCTGCTCATCATCATCGCGAACTACGTCATCTTctcgcggctgcagcgctggtgccCCTACTGGCTGTTCATGGTCATCATGTGGTCCACGCACGTCACTCTCCTGTACCTCATCGAGATCAACGATGGGTTCGAGCAGGCCTACTGGCTGCAGTACTTCGCACCCACTTCCAAGAAGGTCGCTTGGGCTGTGCTGGCCGAGGTCCGGATACCTCTCTGGAAGCAGCGTATGCGCTGGTCCGTAGCCTTCCGCATGtcgacgctgcgcctcatcgCCTTCAACTACGACCTGTGGGAGgccacgcacgccgccgcacgcgcgcgcgaccGTGCCACGGCGAAGCACGACACCAGCTGCGTCGagtgcgcgcagctgcgcgagcagaacgcagcgtcggcggccgcgctgcccgcCGAGGCGTCGCGCTGCTACAAGTACCGCACCGAGTACGCGCGCGACCCCGCCGACTACAACTTCCTGAACTACGCCGCCTACGTGCTGTTCCCGCCACTGTACCTTGCCGGGCCAATGTCGTCCTTCAACGCGTTCGTGTCGTACATGCGCGTGCCGAGCAcatcgatgccgctgcgcaagATGGTGAGGTACGCGCTCAGCATCCTCCGCATCTACATGACGGAGTACACGCTGTTGCACTTTGTGCACATCCCATGCCTCGGCTCGTACGCCTTCGTGATCCTTCGGATGACCTTGCTGGAGCAGGCGCACTTCCTGTTCTACATGCTGGCCTACATGTGGCTGAAGTTCAGCTTTATATGGAAGTCGTCGCGTCTCTTCGCCATGTTCAGCGGCATCGATGTTCCGGAGGacatgcggcgctgcttcggcAACACGCTGACGGTGCGGGGCTTCTGGCGCGACTGGCACGCCTCCTTCAACCTGTGGATCGTGCGGTACATGTACATCCCGATGGGTggccgcagccgcgtcgcgctgtcggtgctgccCATCTTCCTGTTCATTGCGGTGTGGCACGACCCGGCGCTGCACCTTGTCAAGTGGGCGGTGTGCATTGCCGCGATGTtcgtggcggaggtggcggtgagcGAGTGTTTTGGGtgggccgctgcggcgttcCGGCACGAgatggccgccgcggcaccggcgggcGAAGCAAGCGGTGCTGCGTTGGAGAACGGTCGTCCCGCGCACtgcgcgccgtgccgcaGTCTGCTGGCACGGCTGGCGAGGCTCTCTGCGCGTCGCTTGAGCCCGCTCGCACAATCGTGGGTATATCGCCAATTTCGAGTGGTAGCTGGCATGACCACAGTGCTCGGGCTGATCATTGCGAACTTGGTGGGTTTCTCGATGCAAAACGCGGTGGCGACCGTAGAGAAGCACGGCCTACCGTCGTCGGGGACCGATGCAGACAATGTGATCCAGAAGGCGTTTCGCAGCCTCACGCCTCTCTTTACTCTAGGCCTGATTGCCTTTATGTACTCGatgtccgccttggcggcgatGGATCGCGACATGGCCCGCCATCAGACATCGTACTTGAAGCTGTACTATAGATTGAAGCAGTAG